Proteins encoded within one genomic window of Sphingomonas sp. KRR8:
- a CDS encoding GNAT family N-acetyltransferase, translating to MTDPGRARFPFLAVKPSPRRWRGLQLVGSAMAITIHRAELHSPDVQALLDLHVAAMRGHSPADACHVLPGSALDRPDILFLTARDNGELLGMGALKSLDDHSGEIKSMRTTPSAVRRGVASTLLRAIVAESRARHYDRLLLETGTGRDFSAANALYERAGFTDAGSFGGYPTSPFTRFLALHL from the coding sequence GTGACCGATCCTGGCCGCGCCCGCTTCCCGTTCCTTGCGGTCAAACCTTCACCTCGCCGCTGGCGCGGCCTCCAGCTAGTCGGCAGCGCCATGGCGATCACCATTCATCGCGCAGAGCTGCACAGCCCTGACGTGCAGGCGTTGCTCGATCTGCATGTGGCGGCGATGCGCGGCCACTCTCCCGCCGACGCCTGCCATGTCCTGCCCGGAAGCGCCCTCGATCGCCCCGACATCCTGTTCCTGACCGCGCGCGACAACGGCGAACTGCTGGGCATGGGCGCGCTCAAGTCGCTCGACGACCACTCGGGTGAGATCAAGTCCATGCGCACCACTCCCTCGGCCGTGCGACGGGGCGTCGCCTCCACCCTCCTTCGCGCCATCGTCGCGGAGTCACGCGCACGCCATTACGACCGCCTCCTGCTGGAGACGGGCACCGGTCGCGATTTCAGCGCGGCCAATGCTCTCTACGAGCGGGCCGGCTTCACCGACGCCGGCTCCTTCGGCGGCTATCCGACGAGCCCATTCACCCGCTTCCTCGCGCTTCACCTCTGA
- a CDS encoding CAP domain-containing protein, whose product MQWRAGLAAAAGLGLALASAPAAGQSRIIYPLTMRLLVPQNVERSRWGVGPLQWDQSLAFAADQYAAELARTNRWGHSAKTSRPGQGENLWMGSRGAFSPEQMVGSWLSEAGYYRPSVFPYVSRTGNWADVGHYTQIIWRQTTKVGCAIRSNGRWDYLVCRYSPHGNVDGRTAV is encoded by the coding sequence ATGCAGTGGCGTGCGGGGCTGGCAGCAGCGGCGGGCTTGGGTCTGGCGCTGGCGAGTGCGCCGGCGGCGGGCCAGAGCCGCATCATCTATCCGCTGACGATGCGACTGTTGGTGCCGCAGAACGTGGAGCGGTCACGCTGGGGTGTCGGGCCCCTGCAGTGGGACCAGAGCCTGGCTTTCGCGGCCGACCAATATGCCGCCGAACTGGCCCGCACCAATCGCTGGGGCCATAGCGCAAAGACGAGCCGGCCGGGCCAGGGAGAGAATCTGTGGATGGGCAGCCGGGGCGCCTTCAGCCCGGAGCAGATGGTCGGAAGCTGGCTGAGCGAAGCGGGCTATTACCGGCCAAGCGTGTTTCCCTACGTCAGCCGGACGGGCAACTGGGCTGACGTCGGGCATTACACCCAGATCATCTGGCGGCAGACGACGAAGGTCGGTTGTGCGATCCGCTCCAACGGCCGGTGGGACTATCTGGTCTGCCGCTACTCGCCGCATGGCAATGTCGACGGGCGGACCGCCGTCTAG
- a CDS encoding ATP synthase F1 subunit epsilon: MAELHFELVTPEKQVLSADVHMVVVPGSEGEFGVMAGHAPFMTTLRDGELAVYRTAGAAPERIQVSGGFAEVGAAGLTVLAESAVTA, from the coding sequence ATGGCCGAGCTGCATTTCGAACTGGTCACGCCGGAGAAGCAAGTGCTGTCGGCCGACGTCCACATGGTCGTCGTCCCCGGCAGCGAGGGTGAGTTCGGCGTCATGGCCGGCCACGCGCCCTTCATGACCACGCTGCGTGACGGTGAGCTGGCGGTCTACCGCACCGCCGGCGCTGCTCCGGAGCGAATCCAGGTGAGCGGCGGCTTCGCCGAAGTCGGGGCTGCTGGGCTGACAGTACTTGCCGAAAGCGCCGTCACGGCCTGA
- the atpD gene encoding F0F1 ATP synthase subunit beta: protein MATAADTIAPTGTTSNLTGRVAQVIGAVVDVSFEGELPPILSALETSNNGQRLVLEVAQHLGENVVRTIAMDATEGLTRGQVVNSTGSQIRVPVGPMTLGRIMNVIGEPIDERGPIGHTETAPIHAEAPLFIDQSTETSILVTGIKVIDLLAPYAKGGKIGLFGGAGVGKTVLIQELINNIAKGHGGTSVFAGVGERTREGNDLYHEFLDAGVIAKDADGNPTPEGSKVALVFGQMNEPPGARARVALSGLTQAEYFRDVEGQDVLFFVDNIFRFTQAGSEVSALLGRIPSAVGYQPTLSTDMGALQERITSTNKGSITSVQAIYVPADDLTDPAPATSFAHLDATTVLSRAISELGIYPAVDPLDSTSRVLTPSVVGQEHYETARAVQETLQKYKSLQDIIAILGMDELSEEDKLTVARARKIQRFLSQPFHVAEVFTGIPGKFVPVEETVSSFKAVVNGDYDHLPESAFYMVGGIEEAKAKAEKMAADA from the coding sequence ATGGCCACCGCCGCCGACACCATTGCCCCCACGGGCACCACCAGCAACCTGACCGGGCGCGTCGCGCAGGTCATCGGCGCCGTCGTCGACGTGTCGTTCGAGGGTGAGCTGCCGCCGATCCTGTCGGCGCTGGAAACCAGCAACAACGGCCAGCGCCTCGTCCTCGAGGTCGCCCAGCACCTCGGCGAGAACGTCGTCCGCACCATCGCCATGGACGCAACGGAGGGTCTGACCCGCGGCCAGGTGGTGAACTCGACCGGCTCGCAGATCCGCGTTCCCGTCGGTCCGATGACGCTTGGCCGGATCATGAACGTCATCGGCGAACCGATCGACGAGCGCGGCCCTATCGGCCACACCGAGACCGCCCCGATCCACGCCGAGGCTCCGCTGTTCATCGACCAGTCGACCGAGACCAGCATCCTGGTCACCGGCATCAAGGTCATCGACCTCCTCGCCCCTTACGCGAAGGGCGGCAAGATCGGCCTGTTCGGCGGCGCCGGCGTCGGCAAGACCGTGCTCATCCAGGAGCTGATCAACAACATCGCCAAGGGCCACGGCGGCACTTCGGTGTTCGCGGGCGTCGGCGAGCGGACCCGTGAGGGCAACGACCTCTACCACGAGTTCCTCGACGCGGGCGTCATCGCCAAGGACGCCGACGGCAACCCGACGCCCGAAGGCTCCAAGGTCGCCCTCGTGTTCGGCCAGATGAACGAGCCGCCGGGAGCCCGCGCCCGCGTCGCCCTCTCCGGCCTCACCCAGGCCGAATATTTCCGCGACGTCGAGGGCCAGGACGTGCTGTTCTTCGTCGACAACATCTTCCGCTTCACGCAGGCGGGTTCGGAAGTGTCGGCGCTGCTCGGCCGCATCCCCTCGGCCGTGGGCTATCAGCCCACCCTGTCGACCGACATGGGTGCGCTGCAGGAGCGGATCACCTCGACCAACAAGGGTTCGATCACCTCGGTGCAGGCGATCTACGTCCCCGCGGACGATCTGACCGACCCGGCTCCGGCCACCTCCTTCGCCCACCTGGACGCCACCACCGTGCTGTCGCGCGCCATCTCGGAGCTCGGCATCTACCCGGCGGTGGATCCGCTCGACTCGACCAGCCGCGTGCTGACCCCGTCGGTCGTCGGCCAGGAGCATTACGAGACCGCCCGCGCCGTCCAGGAAACCCTGCAGAAGTACAAGTCGCTGCAGGACATCATCGCCATCCTCGGCATGGACGAGCTGTCGGAAGAGGATAAGCTGACGGTCGCCCGCGCCCGCAAGATCCAGCGCTTCCTGTCGCAGCCGTTCCACGTCGCCGAAGTCTTCACCGGCATCCCGGGCAAGTTCGTTCCCGTCGAGGAAACGGTCAGCAGCTTCAAGGCCGTCGTGAACGGCGACTACGATCACCTCCCCGAGAGCGCCTTCTACATGGTCGGCGGCATCGAGGAGGCGAAGGCCAAGGCCGAGAAGATGGCGGCGGACGCCTAA
- a CDS encoding CpaF family protein, whose product MNAFGKRGGMNGAGARPAFGVARPMKGGTGSGGGAEPAPEPADDAPTPFDPVMPANADAMDRLNNRMNGSGEAASSKQEGFEASVHKIKEQVLPRLLERVDPEAAATLGKDELAEEFRPIISEVLAELKINLNRREQFALEKVLVDELLGLGPLEELLSDPAVSDIMVNGPDQTFVERKGKLEIAQIQFRDEEHLFQIAQRIVNKVGRRVDQTTPLADARLADGSRVNVIIPPLSLRGTAISIRKFSEKPITLDMMRGFGSMSEKMATLLKIAGAARMNIIISGGTGSGKTTMLNALSKMIDPGERVITIEDAAELRLQQPHWLPLETRPPNLEGQGAITIRDLVINALRMRPDRIILGEIRGQEAFDLLAAMNTGHDGSMATLHSNSPRECLARMENMVMMGDIKIPKEAISRQIADSVDLIVQVKRLRDGSRRTTNITEVIGMEGEVIVTQELFKFEYLDETSDGKIIGEYRSMGLRPYTLEKAKQYGFDQPYLEACL is encoded by the coding sequence ATGAATGCATTCGGCAAGCGTGGCGGCATGAACGGAGCGGGCGCACGGCCTGCCTTCGGCGTAGCCCGGCCGATGAAGGGCGGGACGGGTTCAGGCGGAGGCGCGGAGCCCGCACCGGAACCAGCCGACGACGCGCCAACTCCTTTCGACCCCGTCATGCCGGCAAATGCCGATGCCATGGACCGCCTCAACAACCGCATGAACGGCAGCGGCGAGGCCGCTTCGTCCAAGCAGGAAGGCTTCGAGGCCAGCGTCCACAAGATCAAGGAGCAGGTCCTCCCGCGCCTGCTCGAGCGGGTCGACCCGGAAGCCGCCGCCACCCTCGGCAAGGACGAACTCGCGGAGGAATTCCGCCCGATCATCTCCGAGGTGCTGGCCGAGCTCAAGATCAACCTCAACCGGCGTGAGCAGTTCGCGCTGGAAAAGGTGCTGGTCGACGAACTTCTCGGCCTTGGGCCGCTTGAAGAGCTGCTCTCCGACCCGGCCGTCAGCGACATCATGGTCAACGGCCCGGACCAGACCTTCGTCGAGCGCAAGGGCAAGCTGGAGATCGCGCAGATCCAGTTCCGCGACGAGGAGCATCTGTTCCAGATCGCCCAGCGGATCGTGAACAAGGTCGGTCGCCGCGTCGACCAGACCACGCCACTCGCCGACGCCCGCCTCGCCGACGGCAGCCGCGTCAACGTCATCATCCCGCCGCTCTCCCTGCGCGGCACCGCCATCTCCATTCGTAAGTTTTCCGAAAAGCCGATCACGCTCGACATGATGCGTGGCTTCGGATCGATGTCGGAAAAAATGGCGACCCTGCTCAAGATCGCCGGCGCGGCGCGGATGAACATCATCATCTCGGGTGGTACCGGTTCGGGCAAGACGACCATGCTCAACGCCCTGTCGAAGATGATCGACCCGGGCGAGCGCGTGATCACGATCGAAGACGCCGCCGAACTCCGCCTGCAGCAGCCGCACTGGCTGCCGCTCGAAACCCGTCCGCCGAACCTGGAAGGCCAGGGCGCGATCACCATCCGCGACCTCGTCATCAACGCCCTGCGTATGCGTCCTGACCGCATCATCCTGGGCGAAATTCGTGGCCAGGAGGCGTTCGACCTCTTGGCCGCCATGAACACGGGTCACGACGGCTCGATGGCCACGCTCCACTCCAACTCCCCGCGCGAATGCCTCGCGCGTATGGAGAACATGGTGATGATGGGCGACATCAAGATTCCGAAGGAAGCGATCAGCCGCCAGATCGCGGACTCGGTCGACCTCATCGTCCAGGTCAAGCGCCTCCGCGACGGTTCGCGCCGCACCACCAACATCACCGAGGTGATCGGCATGGAGGGCGAGGTCATCGTCACCCAGGAGCTGTTCAAGTTCGAATATCTGGACGAGACCTCGGACGGCAAGATCATCGGCGAATATCGCTCGATGGGCCTGCGCCCCTACACGCTGGAAAAGGCGAAGCAGTACGGGTTCGACCAGCCCTACCTTGAGGCCTGCCTGTAA
- a CDS encoding DUF1203 domain-containing protein, producing the protein MTYRIKGLEAATFRPLFGLSDEELARQGVRRVAVTERPGAPCRLSLDDAKVGEQMLLLNHQSVPSGPYRATHAIYVTEGLEEAAEYVGSIPPALDRRVLSLRAFDPKFDMLHAELVQPGAADEAVRRLLADPEIAFIHAHYATRGCFAAVVERS; encoded by the coding sequence ATGACCTATCGCATCAAAGGCCTCGAGGCCGCGACCTTCCGCCCGCTCTTCGGTCTCAGCGACGAGGAGCTTGCCCGACAGGGTGTCCGCCGGGTGGCCGTCACCGAGCGGCCAGGCGCGCCATGCCGCCTGAGCCTGGACGATGCGAAGGTGGGCGAGCAGATGCTCCTGCTCAATCACCAAAGCGTGCCTTCAGGGCCGTACCGCGCCACCCACGCCATTTACGTGACCGAAGGGTTGGAGGAGGCGGCGGAATATGTCGGCTCCATCCCGCCTGCGCTGGACCGCCGCGTGCTGTCATTGCGAGCGTTCGATCCGAAGTTCGACATGCTGCACGCCGAGCTGGTGCAGCCGGGCGCCGCCGATGAAGCGGTCAGGCGGCTGTTGGCCGATCCGGAAATCGCGTTTATTCATGCTCATTATGCGACCCGTGGCTGTTTTGCCGCGGTAGTGGAGCGATCATGA
- a CDS encoding F0F1 ATP synthase subunit gamma: MASLKALKLRIGSVKSTQKITKAMKMVAAAKLRRAQSNAEHGRPYSARLSDVVASLASRITVGPQSPKLIAGTGSDQRHLIVVAASDRGLAGAFNTNIVRTVRRAADELIAQGKDVSFYLVGRKGRPVIQRLYGAKAIVGQYDTSEMKNPSYADAQAIAAEVMHRFNSGQCDIVHLAYSNFRSVLAQEPTVDQIIPVKPAAANDSGPVTASAAVEYEPDEEDILAALLPRNIAVQVYRALLENQAGFYGSQMTAMDNATRNAGDMINRLSIQYNRQRQAAITTELVEIISGAEAL, encoded by the coding sequence ATGGCAAGTCTCAAGGCCCTGAAACTCCGTATCGGCTCGGTGAAGTCGACGCAGAAGATCACCAAGGCGATGAAAATGGTCGCCGCGGCGAAGCTGCGCCGTGCGCAGAGCAATGCCGAGCATGGCAGGCCTTACTCCGCCCGCCTGTCGGACGTGGTCGCGAGCCTGGCCTCGCGGATCACCGTCGGACCGCAGAGTCCCAAGCTGATTGCCGGTACCGGCAGCGACCAGCGTCATCTGATCGTCGTCGCCGCCTCCGACCGTGGCCTTGCCGGCGCATTCAACACCAACATCGTCCGCACGGTCCGCCGCGCCGCCGATGAACTGATCGCCCAAGGCAAGGACGTCAGCTTCTATCTCGTCGGTCGCAAGGGGCGTCCCGTAATCCAGCGCCTCTATGGCGCCAAGGCGATCGTCGGCCAGTACGACACGTCGGAGATGAAAAACCCGAGCTATGCGGACGCGCAGGCGATCGCGGCCGAGGTCATGCACCGCTTCAACAGCGGCCAGTGCGACATCGTCCACCTCGCTTACTCGAACTTCCGCTCGGTGCTAGCGCAGGAGCCGACGGTCGATCAGATCATCCCGGTCAAGCCCGCCGCCGCCAATGACTCCGGCCCGGTCACCGCTTCGGCCGCCGTCGAATATGAGCCGGACGAGGAAGACATTTTGGCCGCGCTGCTGCCGCGCAACATCGCCGTGCAGGTCTACCGTGCGCTGCTGGAAAACCAGGCTGGTTTCTACGGCAGCCAGATGACCGCGATGGACAATGCCACGCGCAACGCCGGGGACATGATCAACCGCCTCTCCATTCAGTACAACCGCCAGCGCCAGGCCGCGATCACGACCGAGCTGGTGGAAATCATCTCGGGCGCCGAAGCGCTCTAA
- the atpA gene encoding F0F1 ATP synthase subunit alpha, with product MDIRAAEISRVIRDQIANFDADAQVSEVGQVLSVGDGIARIHGLDNVQAGEMVEFENGTKGMALNLESDNVGVVIFGSDSEISEGSSAKRTGTIVDVPVGRGLLGRVVDALGNPIDGKGPIVTDQRSRVEVKAPGIIPRKSVHEPVQTGLKALDALVPVGRGQRELIIGDRQTGKTAVALDTFINQKAANSGDDESQKLYCIYVAVGQKRSTVAQIVRALEENGAMEYSIVVAATASEPAPLQFLAPYTGCAMGEFFRDNGMHAVIVYDDLSKQAVAYRQMSLLLRRPPGREAYPGDVFYLHSRLLERAAKMNDANGNGSLTALPIIETQAGDVSAYIPTNVISITDGQIFLETDLFYQGIRPAINVGLSVSRVGSAAQTKAMKKVAGSIKLELAQYREMAAFAQFGSDLDASTQKLLARGARLTELLKQPQYQPMPVEEQVASIYAGTKGFLDKVETRDVTRYEAAMLSYLRSEKPEVLAKIRDTKALDDDTAAALNDALTTFGNQFA from the coding sequence ATGGACATCCGCGCCGCTGAAATCTCCCGCGTCATCCGCGACCAGATCGCGAACTTCGATGCCGATGCGCAGGTCTCCGAAGTCGGTCAGGTGCTGTCGGTCGGCGACGGCATCGCCCGCATCCACGGCCTCGACAACGTCCAGGCTGGCGAGATGGTCGAGTTCGAGAACGGCACCAAGGGCATGGCCCTCAATCTCGAATCCGACAATGTCGGCGTCGTGATCTTCGGCTCTGACTCCGAGATCAGCGAAGGCTCCAGCGCCAAGCGCACCGGCACCATCGTCGACGTTCCCGTCGGCCGCGGCCTGCTCGGCCGCGTGGTCGACGCGCTCGGCAACCCGATCGACGGCAAGGGCCCGATCGTCACCGACCAGCGCAGCCGCGTCGAGGTCAAGGCGCCCGGCATCATCCCGCGCAAGTCGGTGCATGAGCCGGTGCAGACCGGCCTCAAGGCACTCGACGCGCTCGTCCCCGTCGGCCGCGGCCAGCGCGAGCTGATCATCGGCGACCGCCAGACCGGCAAGACCGCCGTCGCGCTCGACACTTTCATCAACCAGAAGGCTGCCAACTCGGGCGACGACGAGAGCCAGAAGCTCTACTGCATCTACGTCGCCGTCGGTCAGAAGCGCTCCACCGTGGCGCAGATCGTCCGCGCCCTGGAAGAGAATGGCGCGATGGAATATTCCATCGTTGTCGCTGCGACCGCGTCGGAGCCGGCCCCGCTGCAGTTCCTCGCACCCTACACCGGCTGCGCGATGGGCGAATTCTTCCGCGACAACGGCATGCATGCCGTGATCGTCTATGACGATCTGTCCAAGCAGGCCGTCGCCTATCGCCAGATGTCGCTGCTGCTGCGCCGTCCGCCGGGCCGCGAAGCCTATCCGGGCGACGTCTTCTATCTCCACAGCCGCCTGCTCGAGCGCGCCGCCAAGATGAACGACGCCAACGGCAATGGCTCGCTAACCGCGCTGCCGATCATCGAGACCCAGGCGGGCGACGTGTCGGCCTACATTCCGACCAACGTCATCTCGATCACCGACGGCCAGATCTTCCTCGAGACCGACCTGTTCTATCAGGGCATCCGTCCGGCCATCAACGTCGGCCTCTCGGTCAGCCGCGTCGGCTCGGCTGCGCAGACCAAGGCCATGAAGAAGGTGGCGGGCAGCATCAAGCTCGAGCTGGCCCAGTATCGCGAAATGGCCGCCTTTGCCCAGTTTGGTTCGGACCTCGACGCCTCGACCCAGAAGCTGCTGGCTCGCGGCGCCCGTCTGACCGAGCTGCTCAAGCAGCCGCAGTATCAGCCGATGCCGGTCGAGGAGCAGGTCGCCTCCATCTACGCCGGCACCAAGGGCTTCCTCGACAAGGTCGAGACCCGCGACGTGACCCGCTACGAAGCGGCGATGCTCAGCTATCTCCGTTCGGAAAAGCCCGAAGTGCTCGCCAAGATCCGCGACACCAAGGCGCTGGATGACGACACGGCGGCGGCGCTCAACGATGCGCTGACCACCTTCGGCAACCAGTTCGCGTAA
- a CDS encoding F0F1 ATP synthase subunit delta yields METSGGIRASLAGRYASALFELARDERQIDAVSSSLKAFRDTLAGSDDLKSLIASPLIQRKDAANAIAATATALKLDQTTSNFLGVIARNGRLRQLPEIVRLFDRLAADHRGETTAEVVTARPLDDDQVAALRANLRARAGREVTIDSRVDPSILGGIVVRLGSQMIDASIRTKLNTLATAMKG; encoded by the coding sequence GTGGAGACATCCGGCGGCATTCGGGCAAGCTTAGCGGGACGCTATGCCTCGGCCCTGTTCGAACTGGCTCGCGACGAGCGGCAGATCGACGCAGTCTCATCCAGCCTCAAGGCGTTCCGCGACACGCTCGCCGGCTCGGACGATCTCAAGAGCCTGATCGCCTCGCCGCTGATCCAGCGCAAGGACGCCGCCAACGCGATTGCCGCGACTGCGACCGCCCTGAAGCTGGACCAGACCACCTCGAACTTCCTCGGCGTGATCGCCCGCAACGGCCGCCTCCGCCAGCTGCCGGAGATCGTCCGCCTGTTCGACCGCCTCGCGGCCGATCATCGCGGCGAGACCACGGCGGAAGTCGTCACTGCCCGTCCGCTCGACGACGACCAGGTCGCCGCGCTCCGGGCCAACCTCCGCGCCCGCGCCGGGCGTGAGGTCACGATCGACTCCCGGGTCGATCCATCAATCCTTGGCGGCATCGTCGTCCGGCTTGGCAGCCAGATGATCGACGCTTCCATCCGCACCAAATTGAACACTCTAGCCACGGCTATGAAAGGCTGA
- the ada gene encoding bifunctional DNA-binding transcriptional regulator/O6-methylguanine-DNA methyltransferase Ada → MKVSEDEAWAAFGRRDRAFDGCFVVAVLTTRIYCRPSCAARRPLRENVRFYERAGEAITAGFRACLRCQPDSVARDEAAVQRALALMQEADEPVRLESLAEAVGYAPHHFQRLFTRAVGLSPAAYFRSLRAQRLRRALEENETVTEAIYEAGYSGPSRFYEEAGKQLGMTPSAWRDGGRGETIRWAVADSIVGPLLVAVTGRGICRLTFGEGEEALRRRFPKATLVHDPDAPLIRAALEAVAEPARRHDLPVDVSGSAFQQRVWAELRKIPPGETRSYADIAAAVGQPGAVRAVGTANGSNPVAVLVPCHRVIRSDGSLGGYAGGLDRKRQLLRAEGVELESPTLL, encoded by the coding sequence ATGAAGGTGTCCGAAGACGAGGCATGGGCGGCGTTCGGTCGCCGTGACCGGGCGTTCGACGGGTGCTTTGTCGTGGCGGTGCTGACCACGCGCATCTACTGCCGGCCAAGCTGTGCCGCCCGGCGACCACTTCGTGAGAACGTGCGCTTCTACGAAAGGGCGGGCGAGGCAATCACGGCGGGCTTCCGGGCCTGCCTGCGATGCCAGCCTGACTCGGTCGCGCGGGATGAAGCAGCGGTGCAGCGGGCCCTCGCGCTGATGCAAGAAGCGGATGAGCCGGTCCGGCTCGAAAGCCTCGCGGAGGCTGTTGGCTATGCGCCGCACCATTTCCAGCGGCTGTTCACGCGCGCGGTTGGGCTGTCGCCAGCGGCCTATTTCCGGTCGCTTCGCGCTCAACGGCTGCGCCGCGCCCTGGAGGAGAATGAGACGGTGACCGAGGCGATCTACGAGGCAGGCTATTCCGGTCCGAGCCGCTTCTACGAAGAGGCGGGCAAGCAGCTGGGCATGACCCCATCGGCGTGGCGCGACGGCGGGCGCGGCGAGACGATCCGCTGGGCGGTTGCGGACAGCATCGTGGGACCGTTGCTGGTGGCGGTGACCGGGCGCGGGATCTGTCGGCTGACCTTCGGCGAAGGGGAGGAGGCGCTTCGGCGGCGCTTCCCCAAGGCCACGCTAGTTCACGACCCCGACGCACCCCTGATCCGCGCGGCATTGGAGGCGGTGGCCGAGCCCGCGCGACGGCATGACCTGCCGGTGGACGTCAGCGGCAGCGCCTTCCAGCAGCGGGTCTGGGCGGAACTGCGCAAGATCCCCCCCGGCGAGACCCGCAGCTATGCCGACATCGCGGCGGCGGTCGGCCAGCCGGGGGCGGTCCGGGCGGTCGGAACCGCCAATGGCTCCAACCCGGTGGCCGTGCTGGTGCCATGTCACCGTGTCATTCGGTCGGACGGGAGCCTTGGCGGCTATGCCGGCGGGCTGGATCGCAAGCGCCAGCTGCTGCGCGCCGAGGGCGTGGAGCTGGAGTCGCCCACGCTGCTTTAG
- a CDS encoding cryptochrome/photolyase family protein: MTTLIPILGDQLSHDLASLRGASPASSVVLLMEVAEETGYVRHHPHKIILIFSAMRHFAAELRERGWTVDYIELEDPENRGSFTDEVGRALTRHGATSIRVVEAGEFRVARMIAGWPERFGVPVELLPDDRFICPLPDFFAWAGQADKPMEYFYRDQRRRTGLLMEPDGKPTGGHWNYDKDNRSGPPHQGDFPSRCPVEPDAVTRDVIELVRRRFSDHFGSVDGFGLPVTATQAEAALDEFIATRLPLFGTYQDAMVVGEALLFHAAISTSMNCGLLDPLTACRKVEAAFRGGKAPLNAAEGFIRQIIGWREYMRGMYWREMPALGEANALAATRPLPDFYWTGETDMKCLAESIRNTRDNAYAHHIQRLMVLGNFALLAGVAPQAISDWFLVVYADAYEWVEHPNVIGMSQWADGGRIATKPYAASGAYIDRMSDYCQNCVYDVKKKVGPRACPFNSLYWDFLARHEQRLSGNHRLRNQYATWRRMSPEKQAAYREWAQRFLDSLEPAEPGWARTN, from the coding sequence ATGACGACCCTCATCCCCATCCTTGGCGACCAGCTCAGCCATGACCTCGCCAGTCTGCGCGGCGCCAGTCCGGCCAGCTCGGTCGTGCTGCTGATGGAGGTGGCGGAGGAGACCGGCTACGTCCGCCACCATCCGCACAAGATCATTCTGATATTCTCGGCCATGCGCCACTTCGCCGCCGAGCTGCGGGAGCGCGGCTGGACGGTCGACTACATCGAGCTGGAAGATCCGGAAAACCGCGGCAGCTTCACCGACGAGGTCGGCCGCGCCCTCACTCGCCACGGCGCAACCAGCATTCGTGTGGTCGAGGCGGGCGAGTTTCGCGTGGCGCGGATGATCGCCGGCTGGCCGGAGCGCTTCGGCGTGCCCGTCGAGCTCCTCCCCGACGACCGCTTCATCTGCCCGCTGCCGGACTTCTTCGCCTGGGCCGGCCAGGCCGACAAGCCGATGGAGTATTTCTACCGCGACCAGCGCCGCCGCACCGGCCTGCTGATGGAGCCCGACGGCAAGCCGACGGGCGGCCATTGGAACTACGACAAGGACAACCGCTCCGGCCCGCCGCACCAAGGCGATTTCCCGAGCCGCTGTCCGGTGGAACCTGACGCCGTCACTCGCGACGTCATCGAGCTCGTCCGCCGCCGTTTCTCCGACCACTTCGGCAGCGTCGACGGCTTCGGGCTGCCGGTCACCGCCACCCAGGCGGAGGCGGCGCTCGACGAGTTCATCGCCACCCGCCTGCCCCTGTTCGGCACCTACCAGGACGCGATGGTGGTGGGCGAGGCCCTCCTCTTTCACGCCGCCATCTCCACTTCGATGAACTGCGGCCTGCTCGACCCCCTCACCGCCTGCCGCAAGGTCGAGGCGGCCTTCCGCGGGGGCAAAGCGCCCCTCAACGCCGCCGAAGGCTTCATCCGCCAGATCATCGGCTGGCGGGAATATATGCGCGGCATGTACTGGCGCGAGATGCCGGCCTTGGGCGAAGCCAATGCGCTCGCCGCGACCCGCCCGCTCCCCGATTTCTACTGGACCGGCGAGACCGACATGAAATGCCTCGCGGAATCCATCCGGAACACCCGCGACAACGCTTATGCCCACCACATCCAGCGGCTGATGGTCCTCGGCAACTTCGCCCTCCTCGCCGGGGTGGCGCCGCAGGCCATCAGCGACTGGTTCCTGGTCGTCTATGCCGACGCCTATGAATGGGTCGAGCACCCCAACGTCATCGGCATGAGCCAATGGGCCGACGGCGGCCGCATCGCCACCAAGCCCTATGCCGCCTCAGGTGCCTACATCGACCGCATGTCCGACTACTGCCAGAACTGCGTCTACGACGTGAAGAAGAAGGTCGGACCGCGCGCCTGCCCATTCAACTCGCTCTACTGGGACTTCCTCGCCCGCCACGAGCAGCGGCTTTCCGGCAACCATCGCCTTCGCAACCAGTACGCCACCTGGCGCCGGATGAGCCCAGAGAAGCAGGCCGCCTATCGCGAGTGGGCGCAGCGCTTCCTCGACAGCCTCGAACCGGCCGAGCCCGGCTGGGCTCGTACCAACTAA